The Punica granatum isolate Tunisia-2019 chromosome 4, ASM765513v2, whole genome shotgun sequence sequence TCAACATCCCATCCATCCGCCCATTATACTCTTTTGCTCAACAATAATATCGCAAATTACACATTTTTTCCTGGaaatttgaaatgagaagAATCTGATCCTTCAGGCCTGGAAACAATGGAGGGATGGAACACCGATGGAAGTGTTGGATCCAATTCTGAGGGAGTCATGCTCAGGAAATGAAGTCATTAGATGCATCCAGATGAGCTTGTGGTGCCTTCAAGAGGATCCTGCCAATCGGCCCACAATGGCCACAATTGCTCTCACGCTTAACAGTGACTCTATTACTTTACCAGTCCCTCGAGAGCCTGCATTATTGCTCCGCAGCAGGAGTAATGGTCAGCTGCACTCAGAGTCTGTGAATGAAGCATCAATTACTGATGTTGAACCTCGCTAGAAGGGAGTCACTACAGAAGCAAAGAATTTTATGAAGGTCACGTGTTCTGATgtccaaaaaagaagaagaggagattGAAGCCCAAGGTGGGGTTCCGAGACTGCCTCCGTGACTCCACATAGATATATTGCAATGACGGTCTCAGAGCTTCAAATCAGTTCAGTCCAATCTTGTATTAGTGGCATAATGTATCGAACCgtatgtttcaaaattattgtTCAAGTAACAGTAGCAGAGATGCTTTCATAATTCTTAGTATGTGACAAGTTTTTTGAAGTCAGTTATGGAAACTGTAATAGCTTCTACAAATGTAAAACTGCTGAACCTTGATAGGTGAttgttagcaccccattttggctcaccaattcaaacAATGCATATCAGCAATGATTcaggccacgacttgagcaggaacATAGAAAATGACTCGACCGAGCAAAAAATCATTATTCATCCTCAAATCAGCAAAAACAAGTAGATGATAGGGACGAACGACAGAAGAATTCCTAAGGTCatcaaaaggcaacagagtaactagagagctcaacaacatccaaaattggcattttcagtatatcacatgaatagtcctattttccgatagttcgctcgatcatcggaagatagctaATATTGGACTcaaaaaatccactccaatgccaaatagatgaaagtgtcttcaaacacattttgtGAATCATCTACCctatacaaaacaactttctgtatacaggcaacttttcagtggaagtccagaaatgtcggtttcttggagaaaaattaattccaaatgtcagatgtggccatgccccacaagcatataGAGCACGAGCAATACTTCATAtggtctcttggaagccacataGACActccaaatgacttccgagtgacaaaacgggcatacctcttttcggaaatgcataatcggagactggtctgatggaattacggcaaacaaagttcgtactgcattgccctgaaaactctagcataCATTCACAATTGAACAAAACAGACAGCAGAACCCTTCTCAATTtctcgagtaacctccgaggagcataaatttccattttcaatgtaaatgcatatccggaggtcctttttatggaaacttgacgtcgggtgcctaccctacacagtgctagccttcccaaggctcaatgtggaatcatcaaaatgaatcacacaactcatctagacctcccgagcagtgctttagaggtcttagatacacttttcaagtccttagagatccaatctcgacaaacggagatcacagtgatttCCGGAGcgtccaagcaactcagaaagcaatttgagaaatccagtttcgatctcctaggacatctctggctccacgtttgcattaccggcttaagggtcaattgttcatGTTGTTTGACAATTcgtgtcaaaatgaccaatgtgagatgcagacacgagatatactgtcagaagcggacaactttgCTCTGGCCACCTGAAACGAGCAAAAACAGCTTCCGAGCCTTATACGGACCCGGGACATTTTTCCTCGAAAAGTGCCaattttgggctcattaaatctgttttctcgcgtatatcgacaattcaacgtttaattcgaaccacgagcttcAAATACGCGACCAATTGAGACTCGAGCTTACTCCCGACTCAACTCCAAACCAAGCGGGACTCACggcatcttcttccccttgctcTTGACAAAGAAAGCCGCCACATCCCTTCCTCTTTGTCCACTTGCACAAAAATATCTAAGAGTTTCACTTCTACACTCCAACATCAACTCCAAgccattaatgcatttggcttcTTCTTCATGAAGGATACTTGGTGGAGATTCATCCATATCCCCATTAAGCAAACCGAAATTCCCTAAGCaaggccctaattgcactttgctTTCACTAATTGCTTATTActtttgcctatatattgctcaagagtgattaagctaatcacttctcctcttgcatgCTCTCTCTACCATTCTCACTCTagaaaaagctctcaactccataagCTAAAATCAACAagtttcaacacttcaaagccaagagagaaaaatcgaaACAAATCCAAAGGGAACCTTTAGTTCTTAAGTCcaaagccgatgttcatcattccgacttaagttcgaaatttctcaaactccatatcccactcatttcgGATCCATGGAGTTCATCGGTGAacttggtttttccatttgaagtctttaagttattgtttcaggttatttaggtgatttcgggtgaagatcgtgctctcgggtgaacagtacacccgtagccgcacgcCAGCCCCGCGCGCTTGCGCATGCCTGCATTGTCGCGTGCTCGACTGCGCTCCGCGTCCCACATGCTCTAGCACCGGCACACGCCCACGCTTAAGAGCTAGCGCTGCGCACGTCCGTCCACACCCGTGCACCCGTGCGCGTTCCCGCGCTCGTACATCCCAGACGTCCCCTTGGCTTGCATGCACATGCATGTCCATACGTTCCCGACGTCCGCACATCCGTGCTAACGCCCGCACACCTGTGTCCTTGTCGCGCCTGCCCGCACGCTGAGCTCCCTCCCGCGCATACCAGTGCCGGCGCACGTCCATCCGCGAGCTACAGCTCGCCCAAACGTGCACCATGTGCACCTGAACATCCTTTCGAGGATTCCACCGAGTCactcgactctttcctcgaATGCCGAGGCTatgtaaaacattctcgacttagagaagtgaGGCCTCTTTACATGTCTTGcttgtttatggagttatgaGGTGTATTAAGCATGCTTTGCTTGcaagtttacatttttatgcattttccatgttatatcatgcatatttttctttgatttatatgctagcatgtcgggaaacacttggatcgtagtcgagaagaacatctcgactcgggaaaggcaaagagctcatgggtttccctccaagggaggtgaccaaatgctctcttgctcctttcgggtaaggaacgatcttcttgacccgatccaagttcgattcccgagtttcattatattttgccacgtgcatgaagtcggtattgttttatcgattccttaaataatatgtttgggcatgtttccatgtttgaatgtgttatttaaatcatggcaataccaaCCTTcatttaatcgtgtcatttatcgtgtttgttgcttgagcatgcgagaaatgattcgaaatgagACGGGAAAAACTTGTGGAACCCGAtgtgggccatgagacctctcggttttctccaaggagaaatggccgagagtctcttagactcgtacgggttgcacgaggcttcctctcctcgttttaagtccgttctcggatttttgtaatttgcaatCTACATTATCGttgcaatatcgcatgaaaatgtcttttccaaacaaaacatgcatggattcgggtatcgatgactcattcgggtccattcgattatgagggtattttcggtcattggaccaaattatccccGATctttatggaatcgtcttggtcgtcgagtcacgaatcgttttcataattaatgcattcgatACAActcttaagcattaatttcacgaacgggctaatcgggacgctcacacgattaattcattcaatttaagcAACTTTACACAaactggacattaatttgtaactcgcgtcgacgaattacaaaatggtgttagtgcccttttcaaaaccctcatacttttaAATCCGTAtatgttgtttcccttttctaaaaacaaatcttcaaatcaagggcaagaacatcattttgtgatttggcgtcatcCTAGCGTAGttagggtgctagtcgggtGTTTTGTATCAAAACATGATCACCTGACTAATCTCTTCAcacgacctaaccaaacactagaaaTGGTTaagtggaactctaggttccaaacttagagtcaaaacacaagtttggatcaattcatcggtaattcagtgtcagaacatcgaatcactataaaagtaatccacacacatgagatttgactctctttgtcagattctcaaaccaaagccgaatgctaaaacattggcacatgtttgtttatctagggtaggatttgcatgccaaaatatcccggattaacaacttgttaaaacacgtacacttgacaataacaaacattttgtctgttattaacatgttgcgtgttatcttctGTACTTGTTTGTTTttcgggtcgagcctgatcccttgGATGAACATctcagggttcaacgccctaaccatctATCACAgagtccaacaccctaatcatcactcacagggtacaacgccctattcagtgagagtgCATATTGAGTTTTAgttcttcggtttttccctaaactcactgtgagttggagcggaataataatcgAACGCGAGTCAATTGGAATtcgatcatttgtaatttgtattttattgtttttcgagagcattgtaagcattttattttgtacatttattctgtaagaattccagtcggtgagcgaacggtccgagagtcgaattaattgaatcggtctaatgcttgcccaaaggaaagtaaatccaagatatcGCGGTTCTAGTTCACGCAAGAATTCAACCTCCgtggtttgatgaactataacgcaagattgtgaaccactttcccgacacacgggtttacttttctctcggcttctcaaccgacatcgtttaaatTCACCGAATTTCTAATGTCAAAACGTGAGAGCCttgtgcaacttaattcatgcggtaaataataaaacatacaagcctagcaaactagagtaccgaaagggcgtgcgggatataggcccgcacgtaacatgaacccccgaactcggactttctgGTTCCACACAGttcaatgccttagcaaactaggtgttctatatccctagacccgagtaacttatccgcccttgaccttcgggtcgtaaaatgataagtggcgactcctttttACGCGTCCGTCATGCATCCccacaggaaggtggacactcccaagccgcgtgatccaaaagcgcgcaatgcgggccccgacgagagtccataTTTGGGTCCGTATAGTGAtcaattaaatattgttgCAAGGCAGGCTATAAAATGCTAGTGAGCATCATtttctctttccctttctaaGTTGATCCATGGAGAATTTCATGTAACTCGCCGAATCCTGCAATTCCATAAGTTGtaaacttgtatttttttcgatAGAGTTAATCACTCTAAAGAATCATTTAAGCTTTTCtcctaaaaaaaattcttccaTGATAcggataaaaaaaagattcttCAATGATCCTATCTCATTACGTGGGTTGATCACCAAATCAGGAGGCACCCTTTAATGCTAATGGAAGTGTATCTTCATTCACctactgtgcgcacccgaatttcatctcgtcggggcacgcatacGCACGcttaaatgcaacgcggcttgggagtgtccaccttcccgaggtcgcgcgacggacgcacgtgataaggagtcgccactacctgtttacgacccgaaagtcgagagTCGGTGAGTCGCCTGAGTCTAGGAgtatggatacacctagtatgctaaggcaatggtcttgtacggaaccgaaaattccgaattcgggggttctattacgtgtgggcctatatcccacacgccctttcggtactctaacttgctaggcttatcattttatttatttaccgcctgatttagggttgcatttgactcgctcgttttgacatcgtaaattcgaaaaaacactcgaaccgtccactctccgaccgggattattacatgaataaatatacaacataaacccttacattgttctttcaaataaataaaagacaagttacaatgactaaatcccggtcggctcgcgttcggtcattatttcactcattctcaccgtatggttttggaaaagaccgaaaattaaattaaatgcgcactcggtatatggggcattggaccccgtgatcgacggttaggggcgttggacccagtgtgaattgAGTcataaaggatcgggctcgatccgcataacaaacaagtgcaaaaatgtaacaagcaagctcaaataaacaaacaatgaggtttttgttattgccgaatttacgtgaattaatgattattaaccgaggtatcttgacatacaaatcctaccttaaaacaaacaaaaggagtgatAAATAGGGCATGTAATATTtagcattattttaacggacccgacagacatgatgtctgtagtcaagtcttgaacgtgtgggttatttttagattattttgtatcGTGATAATAtgacttttacagattaagagtattttcatcTAAAACCCGAAATCTGACCCTCTGCTTGAttatttgcccatgtttgattaaaccgagtttgtgattaatttgttttcccatgttttgaccaattatatgcacaaacctacgctaggattacggcaggacaagaaccggtaatcatgcctttgaatcggtaaatatgtgtgtgcatgaaaatcaagattgcGTTGTACGTAtatcggtgcttttgaaattgtgaattttgaaaagggcatgactaacagttcttgaactgtcgacgcgattacaaattattaatcaattcgtgcaatccatttaaaagagtcaagtgatttaatttagccaaatttaacgtcccaattatcccgtatgtagaattttaggttaattagaaatttgccgaatgctttagtctacggatttcgaatTGTCGGAATGGCCATTAGTGGGCCGCCcaataaactctaatttccgaccgtcttgaagttaaaaaattaattttaggccGACTTTACGTGATCAAATTAATTCGTGTGAGGTTTCAATTAAAACGACAAGTAACACGTCTAAACACGGATCAAGAGCACATGATCAAATCAAGATTCAATTCCGATTTCGGATTCAAATGATCATAATTTTCAGTTGAAGACCTTAACCTACATAATCCCATTTTAAGGCTGAAGAAACTGACAATGACAGAGTGCAAGCACAATGATTAATCCGAAATTCCAATCCTTAAGTCCATATGAGCAATACTAAATTGATTCCATTAATTAACCTATCACGCTCCTAAGTGAATGATTCCATTCTCATGCAAATTTCACGAAACAAGACCCCTGAGCATCAAATACCATTCGGCTGTCAACTTTACAAAATCATCAACTTCATGACTCATTCCTATCAGGTGGATTAGttcttattttattcaaaCGTGATCAAACGAACAACTGGATTCATCATTCAAATCTTCATTAAAGCCAAATGGTCTTGATTATTCCTCTTGTCAAGCCGTGAAAGACATGGAGCCTAGTTATACCACTAAGTTTGAAGGATTACCTCTCTCGCGCTATCGACGAAAGGGAGCACATACACCTCGAAGAGCTCGTACGCCAATGCTGGAACAGGTGGTCCAGGGGGCGCCTCAGTGGCTCTGCAATCAGCTCGGGGACACGCAAGACACGAACGGGACAGCAACGATGAACAGCCACGAGCAACGAAAGGCGCCAACGGGCGACCAGTAGTAGCGAATGGTGACTACGTGCTGTGACGAACTAGCTGAGAATTTCAGAGGGAGGAAGAGAGTTTGGGGCTGAAGAGAAGTTCACGGAGGACGGGAGAGCATGGGTAGTGAGGGTGCAGTGATCCTGGCAAGGGAGGAAAGGAACTGGGAGAGGAAGGAACGAGAACGAGCTGTGGGGGAATGTCCCGAGGGAGCTGGAGGGGGCTAGGGTTTTTTCGTTTTGGAGTGCGAACTGGCTGGAATCAAGATGAGAGGAAACAGCTGGAGGAGAAGAGGTGAGGGTGCCCTAGGGTTTCCTACTCcggaaaaaccaaaaaaaaagaaaagaagcaaagaaaagtgaagaagcaGAGCTGTGACTAGTAGTCCATGCGATGACCTGAACAtccagaattttttttaattgtttttaattGCTCATGAACCTTTCGGTTTATctgatatttttccttgatctCTACATGAGTTGGGCACATCCTCGTAAAATTTCAAGATCGTTCGACCTTGGGAAGTTCCCGAGACAATTTTTCTTTGACAGCTAGCCCGAACCGGGAGATTTGGTTATGATCTGTGAGAATATATTTGATTCTGTACTAATCTAGCCAAAAATATCtcctatttatttttattttctgaattttcagTGAATTATGAATCCAATGACTTTGGCCATActtgaaaatacgaagaattgaatttcttatggattttctccctcgACTGACAGAGTCTGTCCCGGTTTAACAGTTTCGGGCATGGTGCgctcaaaaattcataactctctctcCGTATTGAATCTTGGAATGAACGACCCGTCAAATTGAACGTAACTCGATTTCCTAGGTAAAGCATATGGAATTCACCCTTTTAGGTTCAGTATTGACCGTGATATGATGCGTCGAATCCCATGCTCGAGCTGTTGTATTCACTGTTTGGGCACCCCAGCTCCCatgaattttatctttttgctcGAAAGGGCTCTCGACGtgatttttacattaaaatgTCCTTAACTCACCAAAtcttgatctaaaaatatcaaaCTTAGCTCTAGGATCCACGAAGATAGTCGTTCTCAtcgaagaaaatgatacagaGACGTGATTTCCCCTTTGTCCATTGCTTTCGGTCCGAATATTGATAATTTGTGCCTTACTCTTCGAGATCAATTGTGTGTGCTGCAAAATTCCATATGTTGCCCTCaccatttttttgttagagtTGTGGAACCTTAGTCGGGAGCCTTGTTGATGTCATATCctagagccggtggaccaaaatggggtgctgactcCTACTCCTTTGAATAGTCCCCGGGACTGAGGATACAGAGACAAAAGCGACaagtcaaaagaaaataagaatctGGCCGTCCACCAATTGCTCAAATCAGCCGTGAACAAGCTGTCAACAGCATCTAATGACGGGCAATAATTCTTCTTTCCATGAAATTTCCCTTGCCCTATATTCATCAATTTTCCACCGCATTCTCCATGCACTTGCCTTAGTAATGCCGTGAGGAATGGGTTCAATTGACCATTCTACTTCGAAATTAGAAGGAGACCAAAGGCAGAGTAGGAggattcaatttatttttcattatcaGTGGGAAACGGGATACTCTGCCGAGCCCTGAGAAACTGAAGCTGCCTTTGTCTGCAAgaacattaatatatatggcTATGGCTTCTCCCCTCAGATTTTTCTTAGCTTTAGTCGCCCAATTTGGAACTTCTTCAATCACTCTgctcttccttctcttctaCTGTCCTGCGATCCCCACTCAAGTCAATGCCTTCTGCTATGACAATGGAAACTTCACGGCCAACAGCAGTTACGCTGAAAACCGCCGCCTCCTCCTCTCCACTCTCCACTCCAAGGCCAATGACGGCTTCTTCTCCGGAAGCATTGGCACTAGCCCCGACACGGTCTATGCCCTCAGTTTCTGCAGGGGAGACCTTCCGGCACAAAACTGGAAAGGTGTTATGAACTCGACAGCTATAAAACTAATGGTAAGCTGTCCATATCAAAAGCAAGGCATCAGTTACGAAGATTCTTGCTGCATTGTTCGTTACTCAGACAGGCCAATTGATGGGATCCTCGACATGAGTATAAATGAAATCGCTTACAACACTAGGAATCTGTCTTTGAGCTGGGACAGGTTCAACCAGACTTGGCGGAATCATATGGAAAGCCTTGCTGTGAATGCCTCAAAGGGGTCAAGGCGTAAGTTTGCGACAGGGGAAGCAACTGTACCAGGATTAAATACGACTTATGCACTCCTTCAGTGTAGCCCTGATCTGTCGGAGAGTGATTGCCTTCGGTGCTTAATTAATTCAACCTCAGATTATCAGAACTGCTGCCAAGGAAAGTCGGGTGGAGTTGTAATTCGTATGCCAAGCTGTTTTTTGCGGTGGGATCTGTACAACTTCTATGTTTCCTCACAGGCCACTGCACCAACACCCTCACTGCCACCTCCACCAGGTGCTCCTCCTACTGTATCAACTATTACAACTAAGCACACTATACATGTTCATTTCTTGCATGACAAGGGACTTTACATGATTAAGGCTAACAGTTCATGTTATCATGCCAAACTTTtgcttttacatttttttggttacaatCAATGTGCCAATCTCAACTTGGTTTGCACAAATTCAGATCGGACTAAACTTCATTGAGAATCACAGTCCAAAAATCAATTGCAGCTTGTAGCTGCAGTTACCATTAGGTTGGCGTGCTTAGGTTTTGCGGTAGCTGTGTGAAAGAATTACGGAGTGTTAGCTATTAAATATCTTCTATTAAATTATGGGTTTACGGCCATCCAAGATTGGGTAGAGCAGAAGGtgctccaaaaaaaaaaaaaaaaccccaaCCTTACTAAAGATCGAACTGTGTTCATTTAGCCAATTAAGATTGGCATTTGGAATACTTGAACACTAACCGAAAATGACAAACCATTAGTTTCAATAAAATTGTACCTTGAACACTGTGTTTTCACTGTGGCAGATGATGGGGCCCAGGGATATCTGGTGGTTTCCATTGTTGTTCCGGCTATCTGCTTCTTGATTATCGTCATCCTCATCACAATTCTCCTGTATCGGAGAAGGTTGAAGTTAAAAGGTTAGCCCTTTAACACAAACTGTATATTCCTAGCTTGGGAAAGCTAAAACTGGTCAATTTCCTCAAAAGAGGACTGGATTAACGAGATTTGTTTAATCTTTTTCCGGATGATCCTACAATAgtgttggataaatttttaaattaaaaatgggTCTAATTCGGATTTGAGCCCatatgcaacccaaaagcttaagccaatgggttactgggcttttgtcttttatagacttccccatttttttcttttcaagagATGTGGGACATTGTGTCCTCTCACATCACCATTTTTTCTCCAACAAATAGTTCCCCCTGCTTCTACTGAAGAATGGACAGCAGATGATAGCCGGCTATTTATGCTCAGTGAGATCAGAGCTGCAACAAATGA is a genomic window containing:
- the LOC116204612 gene encoding putative receptor-like protein kinase At4g00960, which codes for MAMASPLRFFLALVAQFGTSSITLLFLLFYCPAIPTQVNAFCYDNGNFTANSSYAENRRLLLSTLHSKANDGFFSGSIGTSPDTVYALSFCRGDLPAQNWKGVMNSTAIKLMVSCPYQKQGISYEDSCCIVRYSDRPIDGILDMSINEIAYNTRNLSLSWDRFNQTWRNHMESLAVNASKGSRRKFATGEATVPGLNTTYALLQCSPDLSESDCLRCLINSTSDYQNCCQGKSGGVVIRMPSCFLRWDLYNFYVSSQATAPTPSLPPPPDDGAQGYLVVSIVVPAICFLIIVILITILLYRRRLKLKVPPASTEEWTADDSRLFMLSEIRAATNDFSEILGQGGFGKVYKGKLADGQQIAVKRLERCSNEGKKQFKNEITLMAGIQHKNLVKLVGFCFEEGERILIYEFVPYASLDRFISDPNKRVLLDWTKRYRIIKGIAQGLLYLHVDSQLRIIHRDLKPANVLLDDEMNPKIADFGTARLFASDQSRERTRKIAGTYGYMAPEYVIRGEISLKTDVYSFGVVVLEIISGQKNGYLNIAGSLVHLVSYAWKNWKKGTVMNLVDPFLKDVSPVSEMLDCIHIALLCVQEDVVCRPTMASVTLMLNHESHSLPTPSRPAFINNSSTMENQIQAQPEQPLARTTPSSINELSISNMYPR